From Amaranthus tricolor cultivar Red isolate AtriRed21 chromosome 4, ASM2621246v1, whole genome shotgun sequence:
attaaaaaattacaataataaattgttgcataattattaaaataaaatttaaataaagttagtgaaaaacatTTGAGAActataagcaatataaaaatgttaaaataaagttagtagaagATATGTAGGAACTAtaagtattaataaaataataaaattagaatGAACAATGTTAATTATGTCCAAATTATATAACGAATGAGAACATCATTGAAAAAAGAACGAGTATACAACAATCTAGTAATTGCTCAATAAACATACAAATATGAGTAGTTATCGAATCATCCTATACTAATGTCTTGTATTGGCATGTACGATAACAAATGACTACTAATTAGTACACAATATTTCAATATAATAGATTTACTTTAACTAATAATTGATGGgctcaatataattaaaaatatatatgctaatttatactttattattttataaatatcaaCATTGTTAGTTGGTTGGAAGTTATAAGTTGTGAATTGTGAGTTTAACTAGAGTCTAGACTTGATatgaaaaacaaattatatgGTGTATTGATAAAACAAGATAAGAAAATTATACCATTATTTGTCAATCCAAAAGCTATAGCTTCCAGTGCTGCAGTTGTTGAATTACCCCAGAAGCATTTTAAATCTGCATACCCAAATTTTTCTGCCACTTCCTCTGAATATTCAAACATTACATAAAACACCATAAACTATTGTAAAGAGATATCTTATCCTTTCAAGAAGGTAATAAAAAATCGTGTAATTTATTTAATGATGCCACcacaatattcaattttaaccgTTTATTCTTTTCAATATGAAATCTGAGCTATTTATATTcgatactaataataaaaataaaatacaaataatatactTCCTCCAATTCACACCAATTGTCCTATTTAGTtttgcactctatccaatgcattaattcaatcttaaatatctgtaattgtgcataattaaaaattataaaaatttgatattaataaaatttacattaataaaatttacattgaaacgaatcaaacaaaattccacttgactatattttaatatcatgattaagaataaaatacaaattcagATCAGTAATCGatgaaaagtgtcaaaaaatcatATGGGCATTTGctctgaattggagggagtactaaaaatagcaaataatttttttagaaatttatattTCTACATACATGACAATATTTTAATGTAACCACCAATGATCTCGAATTTAGtaaaaatatttgcataaatttaatttttcaaaatttattacAAGTCAACCACTATAGAGTTACCCTAATGGATATGAAGACTAATGTGAAAGAGCCAAATGAAGATTACCTATTTTTCGATTGGATACTAAGACGGGTGAAGCAATTGAACGGAAACCGAAAAGTTTATTGACACCATTGCCGGAGGTGTTAGAAAGAACTCTGTCGTCGATACGATAACTAACTTGTCGTTGGCTAGGATACCATGTAATGTCTCCAAATTCATGTTTCTTACCAAAGCTTATGGCCTCTTCTCCTAGGTTGTTGTCATCATCCTTTGTCTCATAAGTTATCGATCTCTTGAACAAAGTCTCTACTTTCAACGTAACCTTTACAAAATATGTAACACATTATGTATAGTCACAGTTATAATTATCAACTCAGAATTCTGCAcaatatatatgatttttttttaaatactttttatgaaaataaaaactatGTTTGTAGGCATGACTTCTTATTGTACCAATCAATACAAATAAAGTAGGTGGGTAGTAATTCGAGTCATCGGATCTATGTTTGAGTCAAGGTACCGTTTTGAGTTAAGTCTTTTATGAATTTAATGTGTGCCTAAATTGAACAACATGTCGATTTCAACATATTTTTTTGCTCAAATCATTTTCTAGTCGgtcaaaaaaattaagatttaagGATTATCTTTTCTCACCTCTCATAACAATGTCAAAAATTAGAAATCAATTTAGGTCTTAATTGAGGTATATATATGCCCTAATCATCATTGTAATGATTTATTAAGCTCAATCGTAAAGTTGGTCAAAAgtaatttaatttgtattacatATGTAATATCCTAAATAATAATActacaatatttataatttatacacTAGGTGCATAGGTTTAATTTACACAATagataaatttgttaatttgtaatattttaaaattagcaaatgtaataaatttttttaaaaaaattgaattaaatcgatttaataaaaattacctattttataattaaaatcacGTGCATAGGTTATAAAAATCCATAATACTATGCATCAAAAATgccaaataaatatatatatatatatatatatatatatatatatatatatatatatatatatatatatatatatatatatatatatatatatatatatatatatatatatattttgtagaaTCTTGAGAATCACTTAGTGTGAGTCaaatgtgtttttggctcaCTTGTTTGGAGTTTTGACTATTGGTCGATTCCTATATTTGTATAGAGAAGAGTATTGTTTGGATCAAGTCATGTTGTTTAGTTTACTTGAGCATGTGATTTATGATCAAGTATTTGTGTTATTGTGCATCTGTATAACGTACTCGTATCGGTAGTCAATCTCGTTAAATTTcgtttaatttgattttattggTAAAACTGTTATgtcaaaaaatcaattcaattaaaaacttaaattaataatttagcatttaaaatatattatatattttaacacgCCTTTTTCTATGATAGTCCTTTGGGCTATAAGCCTAGAAGCATGGATGTTTCCCAGGTCCTCCTCATAATTAGCGCTCATATTGCACTTTAAATAAGGGGTGGTTGAAATATTAGgtcgtgacaattcgtcacataatctcaccaTGACCCACTTGTTGACTCAGGCCTACAAACCCACAGGTGAAGAGCGTTGatttgcacatacacttggtgaggtttaTTGTTTCCCAAAATTATATGGTTGGACGAGAATTAGCTCACCCAATATAAATGCAAGTCAACAACCTTTTTTTTATCAATGTGATATCTTGTTTTACATGTGAAATATTTCCAACATGAAATTTGAACCTgtaacctcttgtcacgttgacttttaataccatgttaaaaaatcaactcaataaaaaatttaaactaatagttAAATCGCATGATGTGTTAATACGCCAATTTTCATCTTATCACTTACATATAATTATCTAGAATTAACCAACCTaagaatttttcaaaaaaaaaaaaattacctgagAAATTACTCCAAGAACACCAAGTGAGACTTTAGCTGCATCAAGATCAGCATCCCCTTCCTTAAGTGTTCTAATCTTATGATACCCATCACTAGCCTCACCAGGACTAATAATTCTAAGCTCAATAACATAGTCATGGACAGCACTTCCTCCCTTCCACCACGAACTTCCATGAGCACCTGTTCCCAGCATTCCGCCTACGGTTAGGCCCCACCAGTAGGGCGTATGAGGCAGCGCTAGCTCCGCTTTCGCTGCCTCTTTGATCAGTTGCTCAAGCGTCACCCCGCTTTGGACTGTAATAGTTTTAGACAGTTTGtctattttgattattttgttcatGTTCTTTGTGCTAATGAGTAGACTGTCTTCTCCATCAGGGCACACTAATTTCGGGAAGCTGTGACTGTATCTTGTTGCTACctgtatatatttaatttattgggttaattattaatagtaattgaaatataaatattatctgTCTCTCTGAAAAAGCACAATTTCACTTAAATGAGGAGTTTTTGAGTCAAACAACAATGGTTCACAGGGGGTGCCAATAATCACTTAAAATAATCaacattttatttcttaattttttaattctttaaattttaaaatcttttttattatttttcatcaaCCTATTACTTTTTTACTCTTCCTTTTTAACAACAAATCAGAtgaaaatttaacttttaataagctaatttaagttattttattaACCTATTACTGCTCCTACTTAAAAGCAATTTGTGGATATATGGAATATATATGACATACAACattaattaatactaataattatacttaattaaaaattttaaaataacatgaaaaaatgCACTGAAAGATATACACaaataatatttaagaaatatACTAGATGAAATAATTTGCCAAGATTGAAACGAtgttaagaactttgatgaacgataatattttcaatgaactaacaaacgtttgataaaataaaatttgcaaaattgacacaaagatttaaggaggtttcCTCCATGGTGTGTAGTtgcttgtttatattattttaatggagtaaaacactcttacaaatgaagtattacaattaagtaagagataaaacaaaggctatgtgtttggcttaggggttgtgtttgatgtgtttgatgtacCTTGGTGAacatgagagctctctatttataataGTAAGTACATTCCATGAGAATACAACCTTAATTCTAAGTAATAACTACtttgaaataactccaagaagTTAAAGGGACAAAACACAACAGCTTATGAATCGTCAGAGGAACCGCTCGACCGGaacagaggctcgctcggtcgagcgggctacagCAGGCTACTAGATGTATTCTGTTTATTCGCTCGACCCATCTAAGAGCatgctcggtcgagcgaccttcagtATTCCTTTTTGTCCTTTTTACTCGACTAACATATCAAAGTATCATCAAGAAATCTTTTGCACTTCTTCACTAAAATACTATCAAGACCAATAACTCCTATGATTACTTAACCAAATAAATCTCACTTAAACACTACAAATATTAAGTTACCAACTTAAacacccacattaacacactcataggattccatcccaaaaAACACACTAAATGCACACATCAATTTGTGCACTCAAATCACACCACTCATAACGCTAGATAATATCATTGTCCTCATGCTTCATTAGAATtaagaaaatgattttaaaaatttgagTTATGTagaagaaaattattttaaaattttaaagaatgATAGCTTATGCTAGCATATCAATTCAATATAGGTTATAAGCTAAATTATGATTTACTAAAGTTTAAGAAAGTAGAGACATTACGATGATGTACGTGTAATACCATGGTAACTTTAattttgaagaatttttttattcaaataggCTAAAAAAACTTTATATGAAAGtggaatgaaaaaattaattcataccatgagtggttaaaattgaatttttaatttgttaccaGGGTGAAAAGAAAGCATTGGATCACTAGCTAACCCCATAATTTTTGGATATATATTTAACATTTTAGTTgacttgaatttaaaatgtattatCTACGTTATTATTTAATACAAATGAGTTCTCTTTAACCTAGACTCAAGAAGCCATTTCAaccaaatacttaaatttaaTAGTTGAGGCTcttataatatgttatgtactctaACATACTCCTTTATATGAGAGCTTTTTGAATTAGATGTGTTGATACAGCAAAAATTCTTCACAGTTGTAAAgcgaaatattccactttaaataagggATGAATACAATTCGAACACATAATCTTTTATCACATTGCTTCTGATACAATATCAAAAAAACCAGCTTACACTTTTAGATACATTGAAAATTgtctaataaattttttcttgTCTGTTTACATACATCTAAAGTTGACTTCTAATACCTACATTAGTctatcattaatcattaatcattaatcattaaaTATTGAAACACGCATGTCATTTAACTTGTACGACTCAAGTAACGTAATGCATGAAAATTATTCGGTATGAAAACCCCAAGTCATCTATATCTATACTAATTGATATTATTGaccaataataattaatgataataaacatattaataagtTTAGTATACATCGGATGCACAATAATGTTATGGTGTACCAATTTTTATAAGATGATTTCAACAACTAGGTAAATGAGTTTCGTTTTGCAATAAAAAGAGACTACTTACATAGATTCTCTCTCTATCTTGTAGAGATTGAAGATAGATTGTATTAAAGAGAAAAAACAgagttttttttaagaaaaaggtagataatgataataaataaagagacaGAATGAATTatatggatgaaaataaaagagagttaaaatgtatgaattAGATTAAAAGGAAGTGATGAGCCATTGTCTAAacaactagtctcttgagagaccgtctctttaagagGCATATCTTAagtccagcccattaaagattaatgtctatttaccatattcttaatgcatacttacattatccttaatgcttacacaccgtatctttaatgcctacttcaatatcttaaatgtgtacttacattattcttaatgcctacttacaatattttaaaaaatatataatgagctgGCCCACTCAGAGATGGTCTTTCAAAGAGATcgtctttcacaagaatttgtgttgtctaaaaatataaatgatataaattaagtgGGATGGACCAAACTGATAAATGCTTCAAATTCAATGAGACGGAGCTAGGGAGTACATTATAAGAATATATCacttaattaaaagaaaataaatatattttactgAAATAACGGGCCACCTAAATAATTATAACTAGGGTTTTTAACACTTTATATTGAGatattgaaataattttaaagttaaaaataaaaaatattttatttatttatcaaaccAATTCTACAGGTATAGCCATAAttctaaattttgattttgaggtTTAAAATCTGATCTTTTTCTTCGACTTTTACATGAAATttataacaaataataaattatcaCATAATTTGATCAAACTTAGCAATTGAAAAAGAATTGTAAAATCACTTCATAATAAAATTCCAAATCTCTCAGTCATCATTTTATCAACAAAATATGGTTAAGTAAATTTCACGTAAGCAGATTTTAGAGATTAATTATATACAACTTTACTAATGAGTAATCGCCAAAAGTTAATTCGGTTTCACTCTTGCAAGCACAAAGTATAAATACACCTCCGTATACATAAGAAATACGCATAATCTAATAAATCATTTCAAAATCcattataattgaaaactaGAAAATGATAAATCTTTAATTCAATTAAAGTCtccttgttttattttaatcaataaaaaagttCTAGGGCTAACATAACATATACCTTCATCTTTCTCTTGTTCATGGTTGCTGTTGATACAACATCAATGAGCTCAGCTTCGGTGGTAGGATAGACAGCGTCAGCAGCTTGGCAGACGCTCCGATCAGGGAACGAGCCCTGCGAATTGGTAATAACGCAATTCGAGTTCCCGGAGGAGCATTTAATAGGCTCCTCCGGGAGAAAACATTCACAAGAAATATTGTTACAACACCATGAAAGTAAACaaaaatttgttagaagaaGCCAACCACACTTATTGACATATATcatttttatgaaatttaaaaGTAATCTAGCTAAGGTTAATATATGAACTATATATATGGATTATTGAGGCATGTGTTCTAGTtttgaaagaaatttaatttatcaatataaaataaattacttgccgacatatatacattattaaTGTAGGTAAAGTCAATTAAACTTGAGAATAATCAACACGGTTAATGGGATTAGATTAATAAGAGTATTACTTTAGTATtgtgtttaaaaattttattcaaaCTAATCGTGTTTTTGTGAAAGACTAGGGACATTAGGttgtctaatttttgtttggtgtatttaatatatatatatatatatatatatatatatatatatatatatatatatatatatatatatatatatatatatatatatatatatatatatatatggtggcAATAACTACTTGGATTTAACATAAGTTGTCTTAAATATAAAGGTAGGCTGATGGAATGAAAGGAGGCTGATTAGGTGATAAtcgaattcaaaattttttatgcaATATGTTACTTGATCTAATATCAAAGGTAAAAGACCAAATATatgaattatatatttaaactcAATATATCTTAATTTattgcatttattaaatttattattgatagcttaaaaaatttttatagcACTATATGATctaattaactaaatatttaGACTCATTATATAGCACTATATGATCTAATTAACTATTAGGATTGAAAATTTTATGTGGCAtccttaaaaaaatttacttcatgtaatcatacaattaactaaaagaTCAATTGGAAAATTTCATATGGTATTACAAAGATTTACCACAaagaataatcaaattgtttaaTTATATTGACATGTTAATTTTAATACTAGCATGTCATTAAGATAAATAACAATTAAACATTAATGTTAAACATCAACAATTGCTATATATGGAACAAAATAAGGTAAGttaattttattctattacatgatattatattttattgtaacATTGATTCATCGTCATCATACGACCATACCCATGAAGGAGAATGCAGCCGAAGAATCCCACGGCTTGAGAATAATCCTTAGAAAAGGAAGTTACATTTCACATgcattgattgattgattaaaataaaattataaaatttatacaactaaataagataaaaaataaataacaacagCCCTCTAATATTtgttaagaaaaaaaatcttataagaAAACCAAAGCAATgtaaatagaattaaaaaagtcaaaattaaattgtaattaatAGAGttacctattattattattaactttgaGACAATAATagattatttatataaatataaaatatataaaacttacAAAACAAGACATTAAAATTATTTAGGAATATTAGTCAGGCAAAGATATATGTAAAACAAAAGCATGAGTTCAAATTCATTTGAAATACTACTTTAATGAATATAATTCTTACCTACTAAAAATTTATGATCGATTAATCTACAcgtatatattatgttatgtaTGTATTTTCTCATGTTTGGTAGTGTACGTGATAAACATGcaacttattattaatataattttaaaattacttttacAGGAAACTTTCATCACAACTACAATTGGAAAAagcttttttatattattgttccATGTAAGTCATATCttaaattacatttttaatacattattaaggatttaaattttataattttttataaacaaCGTGAAAGTTCCATTAAAAATAAGCTCAATATTAAATTGCATAACACAgacactaaaaaaataaaaattaaaattggttCAGCATACTTAACTATATTGTTCTTTAcacatttgaaaaaaatatgaaacaagattttaatttattaatagtgTTTATGATTCGAGTAATATTTACTCGGTCTAAGTCAGTCACAGTGCTTAAATCATCTCACAGAAGAGTATTTGCTTATCAATATCGGAAAAATTAAACCTCTTCAAGGAGAAGCCCATGTTCAACTCATGGGCTACAGTAATAGTGGGCTGAGCCTATGAAGTAATGAACGCAGGTTCAGTATCCAGATATCAACATTGAACGGTGATCCCCCGAAACATTCTAGTATTAGATTTCAAAAGAATTGATAAATCGATTTTTAATCTGTCTcctgagagactgtctctctgAAAGACGTCTCACAAATTCAGTACATTAAAGcttaattcttatttttttctattaatcTATTATGAGCCGACCcaattagagatagtctctcaaagagatcgtctcaatctcttacaagaattcgtgatcaatttttatattttattttaaatttatattttaaaatatagttaattaagatcttatttaattctttttgatttatattttattataattttctattgttcataatttaagatatttatGATTAAATTAGTGTATGATAAAAATGCAAAACTAAATGAGACAATAATAGTATGCATgactattaaattttttattatgtgaaaGCTTTGTGTAACCTTATTTCATTTACGAATTCAtccatttattttataatttttctatttatacatAGGCGAGAGAACTTTTACAcacaagaaaaaaaagaaattagtaCTCTTTGAGTTAttgtgagaattaaatttctattATAAGGGTAAAAGAAAAACATTCAAACATTCAAACAATAGGCTTattgaagattttttttatcCACTTATTTTTAAGACTTGttaaataagtttaaatttaaGGTCAAACGAATGGTCAGACAGATTTCGGATCGATTTCAGTTCAAGTCTCTTTCTGGTCGGGATATGGCGGATTAAGGACGGGTTCGGGTCAACCTAATGGGTTATGGAtttataaaagtaaaatttatcCATATGTGTCTATTAGATTTGTTTCGATGTatagtattttaatttataatttttaaaaatcatttataaaaTGTATTTATAGATATTAAAACACAAAACTATGCTTTGGAAATTatgaaataacaaaaaaaatacacaaaaaacttggatgagacaatctcattatgagaccgtcaatttgggccggCACAATTCGTACATGTAACAGCACGCTTTCCctctttttttccattttctgggcatttattaattttgatttaaggtatcaattttaaccttaaaggtatcaatttcaacataaaataaaacttaaacaaatcaattaaaaaaaaatcaatttggacccataagtgatcaattttgacgttaaactaaTCAATTTCTACATAAATATGGTTCTATTTTCACAATTTCAGACCGAAGTTTAATAAAATAGTACtattctatcattctatggataaatttcaacaacaaatgaatgattaataaaactatcaataatagtgttaataCATTGCACAATACAAGTACACTTATTCAATACATACATAATAGTTttaatggaacataagagtacttgtactctttaatcatcgataAATAAAAGTGATATTGCTCTTTTCTCAACAATGTCCGTTCATAATGGACTCGGAAATAAAGTT
This genomic window contains:
- the LOC130810541 gene encoding probable L-gulonolactone oxidase 4, with the translated sequence MIYVNKCGWLLLTNFCLLSWCCNNISCECFLPEEPIKCSSGNSNCVITNSQGSFPDRSVCQAADAVYPTTEAELIDVVSTATMNKRKMKVATRYSHSFPKLVCPDGEDSLLISTKNMNKIIKIDKLSKTITVQSGVTLEQLIKEAAKAELALPHTPYWWGLTVGGMLGTGAHGSSWWKGGSAVHDYVIELRIISPGEASDGYHKIRTLKEGDADLDAAKVSLGVLGVISQVTLKVETLFKRSITYETKDDDNNLGEEAISFGKKHEFGDITWYPSQRQVSYRIDDRVLSNTSGNGVNKLFGFRSIASPVLVSNRKIEEVAEKFGYADLKCFWGNSTTAALEAIAFGLTNNGYLFTGYPVVGYQNNVQSAGGCITPGNCLLPSYCAWDPRVKGQFFFINGFSISISKVKNFLKDVQQLIKLEPESLCGLELYNGILMRYVTASSAYLGKDEDGIDFDITYYRSEDPLIPRMFEDILEEIEQMAMFKYGGVPHWGKNRNVDFVGAINKYKNGNKFLDVKQRYDPLGLFSSVWTDQVLGLKDGLSIDKEGCALEGLCLCSKDIHCAPNKGYFCKSGRVFKEAKVCRKVKSNGDF